A segment of the Panacibacter ginsenosidivorans genome:
AACAACTCGTTGGCAAAGGTTGCGGGCAAACAAGTCGTGTTGATTCATTGCGTCAAAGTATTACCAAAGCAAAACAATTTAATTTTGATCTGCATGGTGCGGTACTTGCAAGCGATGCATTCTTTCCGTTCAATGACTGCGTGCAGATAGCACATGCAGAAGGTATTGAAGCTTTCATTCAACCCGGCGGATCAGTACGCGATAAAGACAGCATTGAATATTGTGTACAAAATAATCTTGCAATGGTGATGACCGGGTTGAGACATTTTAAACATTAACGACAGCATTCCATTTTATTGGATACAGGAATTAAAAATAAAGCCTATTTCGCACTAACTGCTACCAGTATCATCTGGGGCACCACATGGGTTGCCAGCAGAATTGGCGTAGAAGATGTGCCGGGTCTACAGGTATCTTATTTAAGGCAGTTCATTGCGGGCTGCCTTTTACTTGTATTCTTTTTTGCACGAGGAGAAAAATTACCAACATGGCAACAGTTTCGTTGGTTATTCATTCTTTCCATTTTCATGTTTGTGCTTGCAAATGGTTTCAGTACATGGAGTGTAAAATATATTCCGAGTGGCTTGGCTTCACTCATTAGTGCGCTTGCGCCAATTTGTGTAGTGCTTATCGATCTTGTTTTTTTCAAGCAATTTAAAAATACACCGTTAACGTTTATTGGTTTGTTTATCGGCTTTGCGGGTGTTGCAATTGTGTTTTATGAAAATGCTTTTCACGAACAACCGGAAGGTTATGCACTCGGTATCATCTATGGTTTTATTGCAATGATCGGCTGGAGTATCGGAACCATTTTTATTACAAGAAACAAATACAATATCAATCCGTATTACGCAATGGGTTGGCAAATGTTTCTCAGTTCTTTTATGATCTTTGCGCTTGCAAAAATTACCAATCAGAATATTCCTATAAATGAAGTTTCGCTGAAAACATGGGGCGCCATTGCATACCTTATTATCATGGGTTCTATATTCGCGTTTGCTGCATTTATTTATTCCATAAAATATTTGCCAACTGCCATCGCATCGCTCTATGCTTACATTAATCCAATCGTTGCCATGTTATTCGGCACGTTAATTCTGGATGAGCCACTCACAATAAATTTATTACTTGGCGCAATCGTTACATTGGTTGGTGTGTATATTGTAAACTACAGTGTAAAGAAGACATAATTTTTTTGTGAAACCAACCACAGAATAAGCATTAAGCTTTTCTTGCGTCGCACTCTTGTACGTTCAAATCAATACTCAATAATGATCAGCCAAAATTTCTTTTTAAAAAATCTGCATACATATTTCTCCAGGGAAGCCATTCTTTTTGTTCCGTTACAAAGTGATTGTGAAAGATGGTGATCAAATCACCGTCAACAGATTTTATTACATCATGATATTGCTGTAATTCTGCCGCTGCTTGCTTCGCAGTATAGTGTTGTTCAAAATATGAGTTGGCTTCCATGAAGCAGAAAGGATGAACTAATAAAGGTGTTTGCTCTTCTTTTTCTAAGTCATACCAACAAAAGGAAGATGCAACAGAGGCCCTGAAACCATTAATGCTGCCATATCCCATAGAAAAATCATTTTTGATTTGGTTATCAATAAGCAAACGATAAGTTTGAGGCAAGGTCATTCTTATATAATGTTGACGGCTCATTGTAACAGCTTTGCCCGTGATATTTTTAAAAATAGAAATCTCTTTCTTCAAAATATTTTCATCGTCACCACTTTGCCATGATGGGTGAATGCCAACACTATATTTTGCATTATGAGTTTTGATTAAACCCTGCATTGCATTTGTGTATGGAGAAAGATTTTTATCATAGCCTTTTCTATTTTCTGCAAGCAGGAAAAAGTAATATGGTTGTAGATTATATTTTACATGCAATTCATCAAGCCATTGATAAGTATCAAAGGGATCTCCACCTAACCCAATCATTGCAAAAAAACGCTGAAAATAACTTTTGAAGTTTGCTGTTCCAAGATCTTTTGAAAGTCCAAGCGTATTTTTTAAGAAGGGATGATTTCTGAATGCATAAGCTATATCAATGTCATAAGTTGGCAGAAAGGTGAATGATGAATGATAAATCTTGAATGTAGAAAATTTTTGCTTCAGCATTTTTTTAAATTCTTCAATCCATAAATTGATCAAAGGCAAATGCAAAAAATCTTCTTTAAAAGCTAAGCTATTTGGATGCGCATACCTGCTATACATATCTTTTTCATGCGGCAGATATTCTTCGTAGCGTGCCAGCAAATAAAATGAAGCAGAAAAAATATCGAATGGAATATCACCACCAGATTTAAAAAAAAATTTCAGATCATTCCATTGAAAACATTCAGCTTTCTGTTGTTGAATATTATTTTCAAATAACAACGCATGAGGTTGAATCCAAAGCTCCCGTTGAGTTACAGAAGAAGATGAATAATTTATCTTTATAGCATCGGTTTGCTGAAACAGGTCGGCATCATTTGTAATAATAATTTCATCATTGATCTGTTTGCTGAAAAAATCAATGATGTAAGAAAGCCTTGTACTTATTTGTGTGGAGTAAAGAAGTATTTTCATTCAGTCTCGTGATGAATAAAGATAAGAAAGTACAAGTGAGTGACACAACGAAGATGCTATGAAAAACAAAAGCCGGTAAATAAAAACTATTTCGTCTCTTCCTGTTCTTTCCACATTTCATTAAAAGTCTTCTTACTAAAATTAAGATCACTTCTATGTGTAGTCCACCCTTTGAAAACTTTATTTACAACCCAGTTTTTTAAGTTACCGTTTCCCATATTCATCATACCGCGATTTAGACTTGCCTGTTTCCATACTTTCCACGCAATGCGCTCTGCAAAAGAACTATCACCTTCTTCAACCGCTTCGTGACGGTTCTCTAACAATAACTCATGAAGATTAATTTTTACCGCGCAAACTTCTGTGCAATTACCACACAACGAGGAAGCATAACTAAGATGTTTATATTCATCAATGCCTTTAAGATGTGGCGTTATAACGCTCCCTATGGGACCGCTGTAAGTTGTTTCATAAGCATGACCACCAATATTTTTATAAACAGGGCATGCGTTCAAACAGGCGCCACAACGAATGCAATACAATGCTTCGCGTGTCTTTGCATTTGCCAGCAAATTTGTGCGTCCATTATCTAACAGGATCACATACATTTCTTCCGGTCCATCCACTTCATTTGCTTGTTTTGGGCCGGTAACTATCGTGTTATAAACCGTAACGCGTTGCCCAGTTCCATACGTTGCAAGCAATGGCCAGAACAATGCAAGATCATTTATAGAAGGAATTACTTTTTCAATGCCAACAATTACAATATGCGTTTTAGGAAATGCGCAACTCAATCTTGCGTTACCTTCATTTTCTGTTACAGCGATGCCACCAATATCAGCAATGATAAAGTTTGCGCCAGTAACACCAACTTCCGCCTGCACATATTTTTCAC
Coding sequences within it:
- a CDS encoding DMT family transporter; its protein translation is MDTGIKNKAYFALTATSIIWGTTWVASRIGVEDVPGLQVSYLRQFIAGCLLLVFFFARGEKLPTWQQFRWLFILSIFMFVLANGFSTWSVKYIPSGLASLISALAPICVVLIDLVFFKQFKNTPLTFIGLFIGFAGVAIVFYENAFHEQPEGYALGIIYGFIAMIGWSIGTIFITRNKYNINPYYAMGWQMFLSSFMIFALAKITNQNIPINEVSLKTWGAIAYLIIMGSIFAFAAFIYSIKYLPTAIASLYAYINPIVAMLFGTLILDEPLTINLLLGAIVTLVGVYIVNYSVKKT
- a CDS encoding LutB/LldF family L-lactate oxidation iron-sulfur protein, with the protein product MTETASSFIAKSTIKATDLDHRRKINFNIGKYNAVVPIGKQQFADVATARERAKNAKWRAIENLDTYLEEFENKISARGAKVIWADTSEEALQEIENICKAKNCKTLVKSKSMVTEEIHLNHHLESLGIESVETDLGEYIQQLDGEPPYHIVTPAMHKSKEDVAKLFAEKLGTNPSLSPEQLTLVARQKLREKYVQAEVGVTGANFIIADIGGIAVTENEGNARLSCAFPKTHIVIVGIEKVIPSINDLALFWPLLATYGTGQRVTVYNTIVTGPKQANEVDGPEEMYVILLDNGRTNLLANAKTREALYCIRCGACLNACPVYKNIGGHAYETTYSGPIGSVITPHLKGIDEYKHLSYASSLCGNCTEVCAVKINLHELLLENRHEAVEEGDSSFAERIAWKVWKQASLNRGMMNMGNGNLKNWVVNKVFKGWTTHRSDLNFSKKTFNEMWKEQEETK
- a CDS encoding polysaccharide deacetylase family protein; the protein is MKILLYSTQISTRLSYIIDFFSKQINDEIIITNDADLFQQTDAIKINYSSSSVTQRELWIQPHALLFENNIQQQKAECFQWNDLKFFFKSGGDIPFDIFSASFYLLARYEEYLPHEKDMYSRYAHPNSLAFKEDFLHLPLINLWIEEFKKMLKQKFSTFKIYHSSFTFLPTYDIDIAYAFRNHPFLKNTLGLSKDLGTANFKSYFQRFFAMIGLGGDPFDTYQWLDELHVKYNLQPYYFFLLAENRKGYDKNLSPYTNAMQGLIKTHNAKYSVGIHPSWQSGDDENILKKEISIFKNITGKAVTMSRQHYIRMTLPQTYRLLIDNQIKNDFSMGYGSINGFRASVASSFCWYDLEKEEQTPLLVHPFCFMEANSYFEQHYTAKQAAAELQQYHDVIKSVDGDLITIFHNHFVTEQKEWLPWRNMYADFLKRNFG